A genomic stretch from Dyella sp. M7H15-1 includes:
- the rho gene encoding transcription termination factor Rho — MSDIESKDSSDATSAEAKSVSETPTRTRSPRRSAAAAAAAEANAQNERPTTAPAPAVERPAPTPETRAEAPPPPAQEQLRYDNGQSHEGQEAPRENPQQSTQNGQNNGSQNPYQGQGNNDRRNDRNDRNRRRRHERGQRPQGPGGPPRNPHGLPVDDENADIGSNDRVINLTELKRKNPVQLLEFAESLGIQEGVARQRRQDVIFNILKAHARSGGGIWAEGVLEILQDGFGFLRSADESYLAGPDDIYVSPSQIRRFNLRTGDYITGRVRHPKEGERYFALLKVDDINGDPPEASKNKMLFENLTPLFPRKVFRLERGNGSTEDITGRILDLVAPVGRGQRGLIVSQPKSGKTMMLQNVAQAIQYNHPDVHLIMLLIDERPEEVTEIARTVRAEVISSTFDEPAVRHVQVAEMVIERAKRLVEHKKDVVILLDSITRLARAYNTVVPSSGKVLTGGVDANALQRPKRFFGAARNVEEGGSLTIIATALIDTGSKMDEVIYEEFKGTGNMEVHLSRRISEKRVYPAIDINRSGTRREDLLIEPDLLAKIWILRKLLHPMDELAAMEFMLDKMKNTKSNDEFFNSMKR, encoded by the coding sequence GTGTCCGATATCGAAAGCAAAGATTCTTCCGACGCCACCAGCGCCGAGGCCAAATCTGTGAGTGAAACTCCCACCCGTACCCGCTCGCCAAGACGCTCCGCTGCCGCTGCCGCAGCAGCCGAAGCCAACGCCCAAAATGAAAGGCCAACGACAGCCCCAGCTCCTGCCGTCGAGCGCCCGGCTCCCACCCCGGAAACACGCGCGGAAGCTCCCCCTCCTCCAGCGCAAGAGCAACTGCGCTACGACAATGGCCAGAGCCATGAAGGACAGGAGGCTCCACGCGAGAATCCTCAGCAGAGCACCCAAAATGGCCAGAACAATGGCAGCCAGAACCCCTATCAGGGTCAGGGCAACAACGACCGCCGTAATGACCGTAATGACCGCAACCGCCGCCGCCGCCACGAGCGCGGCCAGCGCCCGCAGGGTCCGGGCGGCCCGCCGCGCAATCCACACGGTCTGCCGGTAGATGACGAAAACGCCGACATCGGCAGCAACGACCGCGTCATCAACCTCACCGAACTCAAGCGCAAGAATCCGGTTCAACTGCTGGAATTCGCCGAATCGCTCGGCATCCAGGAAGGCGTCGCCCGCCAGCGCCGCCAGGACGTGATCTTCAACATCCTCAAGGCCCACGCCCGCTCCGGCGGCGGCATCTGGGCCGAAGGCGTGCTGGAAATTCTGCAGGACGGCTTCGGCTTCCTGCGCTCGGCCGACGAGTCCTACCTGGCTGGCCCCGACGACATCTACGTCTCCCCCAGCCAGATCCGCCGCTTCAACCTGCGCACCGGCGACTACATCACCGGACGCGTGCGCCACCCGAAGGAAGGCGAGCGCTACTTCGCGTTGCTGAAAGTCGACGACATCAACGGCGATCCGCCGGAAGCATCGAAGAACAAGATGCTGTTCGAAAACCTCACCCCACTGTTCCCTCGCAAGGTGTTCCGCCTGGAGCGCGGTAACGGGTCGACGGAGGACATCACTGGACGCATCCTGGATCTGGTCGCACCGGTCGGCCGCGGCCAGCGCGGGCTGATCGTGTCGCAGCCAAAGTCCGGCAAGACGATGATGCTGCAGAACGTCGCGCAGGCGATCCAGTACAACCATCCGGACGTGCACTTGATCATGCTGTTGATCGACGAACGTCCGGAAGAAGTGACGGAAATCGCCCGCACCGTGCGCGCCGAAGTGATCAGCTCCACTTTCGACGAACCGGCCGTGCGTCACGTGCAGGTGGCCGAAATGGTAATCGAGCGCGCCAAGCGCCTGGTCGAGCACAAGAAGGACGTGGTGATCCTGCTCGACTCGATCACTCGCCTGGCCCGCGCCTACAACACCGTGGTGCCGAGTTCCGGCAAGGTGCTTACTGGTGGCGTGGATGCCAACGCGCTGCAGCGTCCGAAGCGCTTCTTCGGTGCCGCGCGCAATGTGGAAGAAGGCGGCTCACTCACCATCATCGCCACCGCGCTGATCGACACTGGCAGCAAGATGGACGAGGTGATCTACGAAGAGTTCAAGGGCACTGGCAACATGGAAGTGCACCTGTCTCGCCGCATCTCCGAAAAGCGCGTGTATCCGGCCATCGACATCAACCGCTCTGGCACGCGCCGCGAGGATCTGCTGATCGAGCCGGACCTGCTCGCCAAGATCTGGATTCTGCGCAAGCTGCTGCATCCGATGGATGAGCTGGCAGCGATGGAGTTCATGCTCGACAAGATGAAGAATACCAAGTCCAACGACGAGTTCTTCAATTCGATGAAGCGTTGA
- the trxA gene encoding thioredoxin TrxA, translating to MSEHISHVNDNTFDQEVLKSETPVLLDFWAEWCGPCKAIAPALEELAKQYEGKLRVVKLNIDDNPKTPSHYGVRGIPTLMVFKNGKVEATQVGMVSKVQLAQMIDKAI from the coding sequence GTGAGCGAACATATCAGCCATGTGAACGACAACACCTTCGATCAAGAAGTGCTGAAGTCGGAAACCCCCGTTCTGCTGGACTTCTGGGCCGAATGGTGTGGCCCGTGCAAAGCCATCGCCCCCGCTCTGGAGGAGCTGGCCAAGCAGTACGAGGGCAAGCTGCGCGTGGTCAAACTGAACATCGACGATAACCCGAAGACTCCTAGCCACTACGGCGTGCGCGGCATTCCAACCCTGATGGTGTTCAAGAACGGGAAGGTGGAAGCCACCCAGGTCGGCATGGTCAGCAAAGTCCAACTCGCCCAGATGATCGACAAGGCGATCTGA
- a CDS encoding DEAD/DEAH box helicase: protein MSQTVLTETFFTQFDLHPLLQKGLDEAGFARCTPIQALTLPVALTGRDVAGQAQTGTGKTCAFLVAMMNRLLSQPAVAERKDSDPRALVIAPTRELAIQIEKDAKNIGRYTNLRTALIYGGVDYDKQRQLLKDGCDIIIATPGRLLDYHKQSVFGFNGVEVMVVDEADRMFDLGFIKDVRFIFRRLPVREQRQVLLFSATLSHRVLELAYEHMHNAEKLVVETDNVTADRVRQLVYFPAKEEKMPLLLNLLEQTKAERSIIFVNTKAAAERITDRVKRQGYRVGALSGDVPQLKRQKLLQRFQDGQLDILVCTDVAARGLHIPAVSHVFNYDLPQDAEDYVHRIGRTARLGAEGDAISFACDLYAMSLPDIEEYIGQKIPAATIGPELLVIPEPKQMNAQFVADAAADSAAFGDKVESREKSSGGSRRRGGRSGERSGSPERRREDRPRKPRVEDAAAATVALTPASDKAQGEAAGERKRRRRGGRGRRRSGDAAGAEVATNPAVTSASNNDRPSRQVVAQSPSGEQPAPRKQGFFRRLVNLFTGR, encoded by the coding sequence ATGTCACAAACCGTACTCACCGAAACCTTTTTCACCCAATTCGACCTGCATCCGCTGCTGCAAAAAGGCCTGGACGAGGCCGGCTTTGCACGTTGTACGCCGATCCAGGCACTGACTCTGCCGGTCGCCCTGACGGGGCGCGATGTCGCCGGCCAGGCCCAGACCGGCACCGGTAAAACCTGCGCCTTTCTGGTTGCGATGATGAATCGCCTGCTGAGCCAGCCGGCGGTCGCCGAGCGCAAAGATTCCGATCCGCGTGCGCTGGTGATCGCACCGACCCGGGAACTGGCGATCCAGATCGAAAAGGACGCCAAGAACATCGGCCGCTACACCAACTTGCGCACGGCGCTGATCTACGGTGGCGTGGACTATGACAAACAACGTCAGCTATTGAAGGATGGCTGCGACATCATCATTGCGACCCCCGGCCGCCTGCTCGACTACCACAAACAGAGCGTGTTCGGGTTCAACGGTGTCGAAGTCATGGTGGTCGACGAAGCCGATCGCATGTTCGATCTTGGCTTCATCAAGGATGTGCGTTTCATCTTCCGCCGCCTGCCAGTGCGCGAGCAGCGCCAGGTGCTGCTGTTCTCGGCCACGCTATCGCATCGCGTGCTGGAGCTGGCTTACGAGCACATGCACAACGCCGAGAAACTGGTGGTGGAGACTGACAACGTCACCGCCGATCGGGTGCGCCAGCTCGTCTACTTCCCCGCCAAGGAAGAGAAGATGCCGCTGCTGCTCAATTTGCTTGAGCAAACCAAGGCCGAACGTAGCATCATCTTCGTCAACACCAAGGCTGCGGCCGAGCGCATCACCGATCGGGTGAAGCGTCAAGGCTATCGCGTAGGCGCCTTGTCCGGCGACGTGCCGCAGTTGAAGCGCCAGAAGTTGTTGCAGCGCTTCCAGGACGGCCAGCTCGACATCCTCGTCTGCACTGATGTGGCGGCACGCGGCCTGCATATTCCTGCCGTTAGCCATGTCTTCAACTATGACCTGCCGCAGGACGCCGAAGACTATGTGCACCGCATCGGTCGTACCGCCCGTCTAGGCGCCGAGGGCGACGCGATCAGCTTTGCCTGTGATCTCTACGCGATGTCCTTGCCCGATATCGAGGAATACATTGGGCAGAAAATTCCCGCCGCTACGATCGGGCCGGAGCTGCTGGTCATACCGGAGCCCAAGCAGATGAATGCGCAGTTCGTGGCGGATGCGGCAGCCGATAGCGCGGCATTTGGCGACAAGGTCGAGTCGCGCGAAAAATCCTCAGGTGGCTCGCGCCGTCGAGGTGGTCGCAGTGGCGAGCGTTCGGGTTCCCCAGAGCGTCGCCGCGAAGATCGTCCCCGCAAGCCACGTGTTGAAGATGCTGCCGCAGCCACCGTAGCTCTGACCCCGGCGTCCGATAAGGCGCAAGGCGAAGCCGCTGGCGAGCGCAAGCGCCGTCGTCGTGGCGGACGTGGCCGCCGCCGTTCGGGTGATGCAGCGGGTGCAGAGGTCGCTACCAATCCGGCGGTCACTTCGGCCAGCAATAACGATCGCCCATCGCGACAAGTGGTGGCTCAATCGCCTTCTGGTGAACAGCCCGCACCGCGGAAACAAGGCTTCTTCCGTCGCTTGGTGAATCTGTTCACCGGTCGCTGA
- the ftsE gene encoding cell division ATP-binding protein FtsE: MIRFDQVSKRYEGGHEALSQLTFEVAKGEMAFVTGHSGAGKSTLLKLLALIERPSHGYISLDGQSLAKIGQGGIPKLRRSLGMVFQDHRLLMDRTVFANVELPLVIGGIAPQERGRRVRAALEKVGLLDDERQLPVSLSTGEQQRVGIARAIVAKPSVLIADEPTGNLDPQLAVEIMGLFAEFQQFGTTVLIASHDLPLIKRMKKRVAVLDHGRLVADVAAEEVL; the protein is encoded by the coding sequence GTGATCCGCTTCGACCAAGTCAGCAAGCGTTATGAAGGGGGGCACGAAGCCCTCTCTCAGCTCACATTCGAAGTCGCCAAAGGCGAGATGGCGTTCGTTACCGGTCACTCGGGTGCTGGCAAGAGCACCTTGCTCAAATTGCTGGCGCTGATCGAGCGTCCTTCGCATGGGTATATCAGCCTCGATGGGCAGAGCTTGGCGAAGATCGGCCAGGGAGGTATTCCCAAGCTACGTCGCAGCCTTGGCATGGTGTTTCAGGATCATCGCCTGCTGATGGATCGCACCGTATTCGCCAATGTCGAGCTGCCCCTGGTGATTGGCGGCATCGCACCGCAGGAACGCGGCCGGCGTGTGCGCGCGGCATTGGAAAAAGTCGGCTTGCTCGATGACGAGCGCCAGCTTCCCGTTTCGCTTTCTACCGGCGAACAGCAGCGTGTCGGCATCGCCCGCGCCATCGTGGCTAAGCCGAGCGTACTGATTGCCGATGAGCCAACCGGCAATCTCGACCCACAGCTTGCTGTTGAAATCATGGGCCTGTTCGCGGAATTCCAGCAGTTTGGCACTACCGTGCTGATTGCCAGCCACGATCTTCCCCTGATCAAACGCATGAAAAAACGCGTGGCCGTGCTCGACCATGGCCGCCTTGTCGCTGACGTGGCGGCGGAGGAGGTGCTATGA
- the ftsX gene encoding permease-like cell division protein FtsX has product MSASDETQSMMAAPARTERSHGRPVASWREHHGWSAGASLRRLASKPVGTVLTIAVMGLALALPLAFFLLLSNVQSLGDALGRNQIINVFLKSDQVASNAQLLAKQVEQHDGVVSVTVKNPQQGMEELSKMQGFSDSLHVLDDNPLPFVLQVQPQDGLPADAANHLVDDLRGMQGVDLVQDSGTWRQRLDALLGVGDRTVLILVALFALAVLLVVGNTVRVDITSRVEEIGVLKLMGASRAFVRRPYLYAGIWYGLFAGILAVGLVLAIELALAEPVVRLSQVYEGTLHVDGLPLWLLLAVPFAAAFLGWLGARLVSAWQLRRAA; this is encoded by the coding sequence ATGAGTGCGTCGGACGAGACCCAGTCAATGATGGCAGCACCTGCACGCACCGAGCGCAGTCATGGTCGCCCCGTGGCGAGCTGGCGTGAACATCATGGTTGGAGTGCGGGGGCCAGCCTGCGCCGTCTCGCTTCCAAGCCCGTGGGTACGGTGCTCACCATTGCAGTGATGGGGCTTGCGCTGGCCTTGCCGCTGGCTTTCTTCCTGCTGTTGTCCAATGTGCAATCGCTGGGTGATGCGCTGGGGCGCAACCAGATCATCAACGTCTTCCTGAAATCCGATCAGGTGGCCAGCAATGCGCAGTTGCTTGCCAAGCAGGTCGAACAGCATGATGGTGTCGTCAGTGTCACGGTAAAAAACCCGCAGCAAGGCATGGAAGAACTCAGCAAGATGCAGGGTTTCTCCGATTCGCTGCATGTGCTGGACGACAACCCGTTGCCCTTTGTGCTGCAAGTTCAGCCACAGGATGGCCTCCCTGCCGATGCAGCCAATCATCTCGTCGATGATCTGCGCGGTATGCAAGGCGTGGACCTGGTGCAAGACAGCGGCACCTGGCGGCAACGCTTGGATGCCTTGCTGGGCGTGGGTGACCGCACTGTACTGATTCTGGTTGCGCTGTTTGCGCTTGCAGTGTTGCTGGTAGTCGGCAACACGGTGCGCGTGGACATCACCAGCCGCGTCGAAGAGATCGGCGTGCTGAAGCTGATGGGTGCCAGTCGTGCGTTCGTGCGTCGCCCCTACCTATATGCGGGCATTTGGTACGGCTTGTTCGCTGGCATCCTTGCGGTCGGGTTGGTCCTGGCCATCGAGCTTGCGTTGGCCGAGCCAGTGGTGCGCCTTAGTCAGGTTTACGAAGGAACGTTGCACGTCGACGGCCTGCCGCTGTGGCTGCTGCTGGCGGTGCCGTTCGCCGCCGCCTTCCTGGGCTGGCTTGGTGCCCGTCTGGTCAGCGCTTGGCAATTGCGACGGGCGGCATAG
- a CDS encoding response regulator, whose amino-acid sequence MSASISSRDLSNTPRVLVVDGSKVVRQLITRVLKTELPQAEVVGCGTAVEAQQLLDKGVFDFMTIALRLPDMDGLELARYVREFAPQVYVPIVVVSGDVDDRLHRRALGEHVTDYFDKSLGFQALAEFIRGYVKPDSAAEGMVLYVEDSRVVALATRRMLEKIGLTVRHLVSVEDALALLEAERAKGSVGADVVLTDISLKGELTGGDLLKFIRTDFGYSKGKLPVLVMTGDENPDSQAALIRAGANDLVEKPVEERLLVTKLLFQLRVAQHLRTREERTREEMDPPE is encoded by the coding sequence ATGAGTGCAAGCATCAGCAGTCGTGATCTCAGCAACACACCGCGTGTGTTGGTGGTGGATGGCTCCAAAGTTGTCCGCCAACTGATCACGCGGGTGTTGAAGACGGAATTGCCACAGGCCGAGGTGGTGGGATGCGGTACGGCAGTCGAGGCACAGCAGTTGCTTGATAAAGGCGTCTTCGACTTCATGACCATCGCGCTGCGCCTCCCCGATATGGACGGGCTGGAGTTGGCGCGCTACGTGCGCGAATTCGCGCCGCAGGTCTACGTGCCGATCGTGGTGGTGTCCGGCGACGTGGACGATCGTCTGCATCGCCGTGCCCTGGGTGAGCACGTCACTGACTATTTCGACAAATCGCTAGGCTTCCAGGCATTGGCCGAATTCATTCGCGGTTATGTCAAGCCGGACAGCGCCGCGGAAGGCATGGTGCTTTACGTGGAAGACAGCCGTGTGGTGGCCTTGGCGACACGCCGCATGTTGGAAAAGATTGGCTTGACCGTACGTCATTTAGTAAGCGTGGAAGATGCGTTGGCACTGCTCGAAGCCGAGCGCGCCAAGGGTTCGGTCGGTGCCGACGTCGTGTTGACCGACATCAGCCTCAAGGGCGAACTGACTGGCGGTGATCTGCTCAAATTCATTCGCACCGATTTCGGCTACAGCAAGGGTAAATTGCCGGTACTGGTGATGACGGGCGATGAAAATCCCGACAGTCAGGCTGCGCTGATACGTGCAGGCGCCAACGACTTGGTCGAAAAGCCGGTCGAGGAACGTTTGCTGGTCACCAAGCTTCTGTTTCAATTGCGTGTCGCGCAACACCTGCGTACACGTGAAGAACGCACACGTGAAGAAATGGACCCACCGGAATGA
- the ung gene encoding uracil-DNA glycosylase, with translation MSEEERIKLEPSWKDRIGDYLQRPEMRTLSEFLRNEKRQGKVIYPPGPEIFNAFAHTPFESVRVVILGQDPYHGPDQAHGLCFSVRPGVPTPPSLINIFKEIQRDLNIPPPDHGCLTPWADRGVLLLNAVLTVERGLAASHQGKGWEGFTDAAIDALNREREGIVFMLWGSYAQRKGQLIDTRRHAVLKSVHPSPLSAHRGFVGCGHFSAANHYLEKTEQQTIDWSLPSRIQLAAF, from the coding sequence ATGAGTGAAGAAGAACGCATCAAGCTCGAACCCTCCTGGAAGGATCGTATTGGCGATTACCTGCAGCGTCCGGAGATGCGGACGCTTTCGGAGTTTCTGCGCAACGAGAAGCGACAAGGCAAGGTGATTTATCCGCCCGGCCCGGAAATCTTCAACGCCTTCGCGCACACCCCCTTTGAATCGGTGCGCGTGGTGATCCTGGGACAGGATCCTTATCACGGTCCCGATCAGGCGCATGGCCTGTGTTTCTCCGTGCGGCCCGGTGTGCCGACACCACCATCGCTCATCAACATCTTCAAAGAGATTCAGCGCGACCTGAATATCCCGCCACCCGATCACGGGTGCCTCACGCCGTGGGCAGATCGCGGCGTGTTGCTGCTCAACGCGGTGCTTACCGTCGAGCGCGGGCTGGCGGCTTCGCATCAAGGCAAGGGCTGGGAAGGTTTTACCGACGCAGCCATCGATGCGCTCAACCGCGAGCGCGAAGGCATTGTTTTTATGCTGTGGGGTTCGTATGCGCAGCGTAAAGGTCAACTTATCGATACGCGTCGTCATGCCGTGTTGAAATCCGTGCACCCCTCGCCGTTGTCCGCTCATCGCGGGTTTGTCGGCTGCGGGCATTTCTCGGCGGCCAATCATTACCTGGAAAAAACAGAGCAGCAGACCATCGATTGGTCGCTGCCGTCCCGAATACAACTCGCTGCATTTTAA
- a CDS encoding DUF4436 family protein, translated as MEKRGRQIHEKGFTMKVIQRFTILLILALCIATAVAQGTMPPLSHLQQAPVEGITTAGDKPIVSINLVSYDPIIGDVAGRVTVIWPQSMLSKDYGLYHDARLLEGYSIEDSILDIKGNKPFVIFNSSLKTLNEVDGSGSQFLYPFDTHHIRMRIGLVTNLGNGWQPLPFDVDCTKCTFEGFLITFDGQVDAQGYYNVKFTIRRTFPTMVFAIILNVVMVLIAVIVLVMAVRILRQNEVPQITSLGFIGGLLFAIPAVRNLQPKIPSMGLMIDYAGFFWAEGFLVIALLIVMICWLMREKPKED; from the coding sequence ATGGAAAAGAGAGGCAGGCAAATTCATGAAAAGGGCTTCACTATGAAGGTGATACAAAGATTCACCATCCTGCTCATCCTTGCACTTTGCATAGCCACGGCCGTAGCCCAAGGTACTATGCCGCCACTCAGCCACTTACAACAGGCGCCAGTAGAAGGTATTACGACGGCCGGCGACAAACCCATCGTCAGCATCAATCTGGTCTCCTACGATCCGATTATAGGAGACGTGGCCGGGCGAGTGACCGTCATATGGCCGCAAAGCATGCTCAGCAAAGACTATGGGCTATACCACGATGCGCGCCTGCTGGAGGGTTACAGCATCGAGGACTCCATTTTGGACATAAAAGGCAATAAGCCATTCGTCATCTTCAACTCCAGTCTCAAAACACTCAACGAAGTGGATGGAAGCGGATCGCAGTTTCTTTACCCATTCGACACCCATCACATTCGGATGAGGATAGGTTTGGTAACTAATCTTGGGAACGGCTGGCAGCCGCTTCCCTTCGATGTCGATTGTACGAAGTGCACCTTCGAAGGCTTCTTGATCACCTTTGATGGTCAGGTCGATGCTCAGGGCTATTACAACGTCAAGTTCACCATCCGTCGCACCTTTCCTACCATGGTTTTCGCCATCATCCTGAATGTCGTCATGGTGCTGATTGCGGTGATCGTGTTGGTCATGGCCGTGCGCATCCTGCGCCAGAACGAAGTTCCGCAGATCACTTCGCTCGGCTTTATCGGCGGTCTTCTGTTTGCCATTCCAGCGGTACGCAATTTGCAACCAAAGATTCCATCGATGGGTCTGATGATCGATTACGCAGGTTTTTTTTGGGCCGAAGGCTTTCTGGTGATCGCGCTGCTGATCGTGATGATTTGTTGGCTCATGCGTGAAAAACCTAAAGAAGACTGA
- the rpoH gene encoding RNA polymerase sigma factor RpoH: MSQALATATLPVPSVVGSLDAYISAVHRIPVLSQEEEQDLSRRYQSEEDLASARKLVVSHLRFVVHVARGYSGYGLQLSDLIQEGNIGLMKAVKRFDPDQGVRLVSFAVHWIRAEMHEFILRNWRIVKVATTKAQRKLFFNLRKSKKRLGWMNAEEVRMVAKDLGVPEATVREMESRLSGRDIGFEAPADADEDAKPAPEAFLIDEGADPYKNVADADQADNQLETLSSALQKLDQRSRDIIQRRWLNEEKATLQDLADEYGVSAERIRQVEANAMKKMRGLFAA, from the coding sequence ATGTCCCAAGCCTTGGCGACGGCTACTTTGCCGGTTCCCAGCGTCGTCGGCAGTCTGGATGCCTACATCTCGGCGGTTCACCGTATCCCGGTGCTCAGCCAAGAGGAAGAGCAAGACCTGTCGCGTCGTTATCAGTCGGAGGAGGATCTTGCCTCCGCTCGCAAGCTGGTGGTGTCGCACCTGCGCTTTGTCGTTCACGTAGCCCGCGGCTATAGCGGCTACGGCCTGCAGCTTTCCGATCTTATCCAGGAAGGCAATATTGGCCTGATGAAGGCGGTGAAGCGTTTTGATCCTGACCAGGGTGTTCGTCTGGTCAGTTTCGCCGTGCACTGGATCCGTGCAGAGATGCACGAGTTCATTCTGCGCAACTGGCGCATTGTGAAGGTGGCCACCACCAAGGCGCAGCGCAAACTGTTCTTCAACCTGCGCAAGAGCAAAAAGCGCCTGGGTTGGATGAACGCCGAGGAAGTGCGCATGGTCGCCAAGGATCTGGGCGTGCCGGAAGCCACCGTACGCGAAATGGAATCGCGTCTGTCAGGCCGCGATATCGGCTTTGAGGCCCCAGCCGATGCCGACGAAGATGCCAAGCCGGCACCGGAAGCGTTCTTGATCGACGAGGGTGCTGATCCATACAAGAACGTGGCCGACGCCGACCAGGCCGACAATCAGCTCGAAACCCTGTCGAGCGCGCTGCAGAAGCTGGACCAGCGTTCGCGCGACATCATCCAGCGCCGCTGGCTCAATGAAGAGAAGGCGACGCTGCAGGATCTGGCGGATGAATACGGTGTGTCCGCCGAGCGTATCCGCCAGGTTGAGGCGAATGCGATGAAGAAGATGCGCGGATTGTTTGCGGCCTGA